One genomic region from Stackebrandtia nassauensis DSM 44728 encodes:
- a CDS encoding N-acetylglucosamine kinase, which produces MNVFLGIDAGGSGTTAVAIDLDGQLLGSGRAPAANPQVCSPDQVSSALELAARSALDGTAASVTGGVVGMSGLAATARGEVVKAIASAWDRAGLSCPMRVVGDAVTAFASATSEADGTVIVAGTGAVVAEVRDREITRTVDGLGWLLGDEGSGFWLGLAAARHTARHLSAGRPATRLTDAVTGHLGAHDGEAFVSACYLRPREALAELAPLVCESAADGDADARALAAEAGQRLADSYTTLDPGPGPVVITGGLLTNHTPVRAHLQRALVNRTGTTALIATDAALGGAWLAATRSDGLTAEGAAELHKRLAGDATRGGD; this is translated from the coding sequence GTGAACGTTTTCCTGGGAATCGACGCCGGTGGCAGCGGCACCACCGCCGTCGCGATCGACCTTGATGGACAACTGCTCGGCAGCGGCCGGGCACCGGCGGCGAACCCGCAGGTCTGCTCCCCCGACCAGGTGTCGTCCGCGCTGGAACTGGCCGCCCGTTCGGCGCTTGACGGCACGGCGGCCTCGGTGACCGGTGGCGTGGTGGGCATGTCGGGGCTGGCGGCAACCGCGCGGGGCGAGGTCGTCAAGGCGATCGCGTCGGCGTGGGACCGGGCCGGACTGAGCTGCCCCATGCGCGTCGTCGGCGACGCGGTGACCGCTTTCGCCTCCGCCACCAGCGAAGCCGACGGCACCGTCATCGTCGCGGGCACCGGGGCGGTCGTCGCCGAGGTGCGCGACCGCGAGATCACCCGCACAGTGGACGGACTGGGCTGGCTGCTGGGCGACGAGGGCTCGGGGTTCTGGCTGGGTCTGGCCGCCGCCCGGCACACCGCGCGGCACTTGAGCGCGGGGCGTCCGGCCACCAGGCTCACCGACGCGGTGACCGGCCACCTTGGTGCCCACGACGGGGAAGCCTTCGTCAGTGCCTGCTATCTGCGACCGCGCGAGGCACTGGCGGAGCTGGCCCCGCTGGTGTGCGAGAGCGCCGCCGACGGTGACGCCGACGCCCGCGCCCTCGCGGCCGAGGCCGGGCAGCGACTGGCCGACAGTTACACCACTTTGGATCCTGGCCCGGGACCGGTGGTGATCACCGGCGGGCTGCTGACCAACCACACCCCGGTGCGCGCCCACCTGCAACGCGCCCTGGTCAACCGCACCGGAACCACGGCGTTGATCGCCACCGACGCGGCCCTCGGCGGGGCGTGGCTGGCGGCGACGCGCTCGGACGGGCTCACCGCCGAGGGCGCCGCCGAGCTCCACAAGCGACTGGCTGGCGACGCGACGCGCGGCGGTGACTGA
- a CDS encoding MurR/RpiR family transcriptional regulator, with protein MSGNLAATGLLGRLRTELPTLPDALRRVAELVLRDPVDTTHMSIVDLAERSRTSTATVTRFCRTMGYPGYAALRVAIASETGTAAQQTRWDTDIDSQIEPDHPVGRVLEIIAAADTRAIADTAFQVDTAAIDRIATAIAAASRVELCGMGSSGTAAREMAFRLERIRVPCWFRPDAHTALTNAALLTESDVAIGISHSGRTREIVEVLAEAGSHGALTVAVTSFRRSPLADTADVVLSTQVFETTFRLAALSALHSQLLLLDLIYVAVAQRTYTRTTEAFEVTARAVEAHRMATESRRRRNRQP; from the coding sequence ATGTCAGGGAACCTCGCGGCCACCGGGCTGCTCGGCCGGTTGCGCACCGAACTGCCCACCCTTCCCGACGCGCTGCGCCGGGTGGCCGAACTGGTGCTGCGGGACCCGGTCGACACCACCCACATGTCAATTGTGGATCTTGCCGAGCGGTCCCGCACGTCCACCGCCACCGTCACCCGGTTCTGCCGCACCATGGGCTATCCCGGTTACGCCGCGCTGCGGGTGGCCATCGCCAGCGAGACCGGAACGGCGGCCCAGCAGACCCGCTGGGACACCGACATCGACAGCCAGATCGAACCCGACCACCCGGTGGGACGGGTCCTGGAGATCATCGCCGCCGCCGACACCCGGGCCATCGCCGACACCGCGTTCCAGGTGGACACCGCCGCCATCGACCGGATCGCCACCGCCATCGCCGCCGCCTCCCGGGTCGAGTTGTGCGGCATGGGAAGCAGCGGCACCGCCGCCCGCGAGATGGCCTTCCGGCTGGAACGCATCCGGGTGCCGTGCTGGTTCCGGCCGGACGCGCACACCGCGCTCACCAACGCCGCGCTGCTGACCGAGTCCGACGTGGCCATCGGCATCTCGCACAGTGGACGCACCCGCGAGATCGTCGAGGTGCTCGCCGAAGCCGGATCGCACGGGGCGCTGACCGTCGCGGTCACGTCCTTCCGGCGCTCGCCGCTGGCCGACACCGCCGACGTCGTGCTGAGCACCCAGGTCTTCGAGACCACCTTCCGGCTGGCGGCCCTGTCGGCGCTGCACTCGCAACTGTTGCTGCTGGACCTGATCTACGTCGCCGTAGCGCAACGCACCTACACCCGCACCACCGAGGCCTTCGAGGTGACCGCCCGCGCGGTCGAGGCGCACCGCATGGCCACCGAGTCCCGCCGCAGGCGGAACCGCCAACCCTGA
- a CDS encoding glycoside hydrolase family 16 protein: MSAHRFRRTLTLTATAIAATTALVAAGAAGSARADGAAECALFDDFGYTGNSDPDLAARGWTVRTNSGGPGVPGASWPAENVSFPTVDGQSSLRLSASTNGTAEGTKQAELLHQRKFFEGTYAARVRFTDAPQSGTDGDRIVETFFTITPLNAPNDPDYGELDFEYLPNGGWGEQGPILYETSWETYQPDPWVADNLHNEQRQSYDGWRDLVIQVADGRMKYFIDGQQVADHGDKYYPETPMSINFNLWFIDLQGHTSGDSHYVQDVDWLYFAENEVVAPDEATNRVDGYRADGVEHTDTVGGCTA; this comes from the coding sequence ATGTCAGCACACCGATTCCGACGCACGCTCACCCTCACGGCCACCGCCATCGCCGCGACGACCGCCCTGGTGGCGGCCGGAGCCGCCGGTTCGGCGCGAGCCGACGGCGCGGCCGAATGCGCCCTGTTCGACGACTTCGGCTACACCGGCAACAGCGATCCCGACCTGGCCGCGCGCGGCTGGACCGTACGCACCAACTCCGGCGGACCGGGAGTGCCCGGCGCCAGCTGGCCTGCCGAGAACGTCTCATTCCCCACCGTGGACGGACAGTCCTCGCTTCGGCTGTCCGCCAGCACCAACGGCACCGCCGAGGGCACCAAACAGGCCGAGCTGCTGCACCAGCGCAAGTTCTTCGAGGGCACCTACGCCGCCCGGGTCCGCTTCACCGACGCGCCGCAGTCCGGCACCGACGGCGACCGGATCGTGGAGACCTTCTTCACCATCACCCCGCTCAACGCCCCCAACGACCCCGACTACGGCGAACTGGACTTCGAGTACCTGCCCAACGGCGGCTGGGGCGAACAGGGCCCGATCCTGTACGAGACCAGTTGGGAGACCTACCAACCCGATCCGTGGGTCGCCGACAACCTCCACAACGAACAACGCCAGAGCTACGACGGCTGGCGGGATCTGGTCATCCAGGTCGCCGACGGCCGGATGAAGTACTTCATCGACGGACAGCAGGTCGCCGACCACGGCGACAAGTACTACCCCGAGACGCCGATGTCGATCAACTTCAACCTGTGGTTCATCGACCTTCAGGGGCACACCAGCGGCGACAGCCACTACGTCCAGGACGTGGACTGGCTGTACTTCGCCGAGAACGAGGTGGTGGCCCCCGACGAGGCCACCAACCGGGTCGACGGCTACCGGGCCGACGGCGTCGAGCACACCGACACCGTCGGCGGCTGCACCGCCTGA
- a CDS encoding exo-beta-N-acetylmuramidase NamZ family protein, with the protein MNRSTPVTRTGTDRLRADPSLVPGSRIGLVTNYTGVTADLDTTVTALLAAGVPVTALFGPEHGLRGTTQAGESEPGDHDPDSGLPLFDTYRHSGAELDALVERSGVDTLLYDLQDIGSRFYTYIWTMFDLLTSAARTGMRFVVLDRPNPIGGLAVEGPLLEPQFASFVGRAPIPLRHGLTVGELARFLNTTAVAETAGRAAELEVVEVTGWDRAMFADATGLPWVMPSVNIPTLDSALVYPGTGLFEGTNLSEGRGTTRPFELIGAPYVDKRWAAELNARELPGVRFRDVSFAPTFHKHAGTTVRGVQLHVTDRATFTPVACALAMLHTLRTLYPEDFGWRVYEDGAERTGHQHPVDLLWGSDRLRHILDEGADPAALLKSSMVDSPRDWAGADVLLYP; encoded by the coding sequence GTGAATCGCTCCACCCCTGTGACCCGCACCGGCACCGACCGGTTGCGCGCCGATCCCTCGCTGGTTCCCGGCTCCCGCATCGGCCTGGTCACCAACTACACCGGCGTGACCGCCGACCTCGACACCACCGTGACGGCCCTGTTGGCGGCGGGCGTACCCGTCACGGCGCTGTTCGGCCCCGAGCACGGCCTGCGCGGCACCACCCAGGCGGGCGAGAGCGAACCCGGCGACCATGACCCCGACAGCGGACTGCCGCTGTTCGACACCTACCGCCACAGCGGCGCCGAACTCGACGCCCTCGTCGAGCGCTCGGGCGTCGACACGCTGCTGTACGACCTGCAGGACATCGGTTCCCGCTTCTACACCTACATCTGGACCATGTTCGACCTGCTGACCTCCGCCGCGCGCACCGGCATGCGGTTCGTGGTCCTGGACCGCCCCAACCCGATCGGCGGCCTGGCCGTGGAGGGGCCACTGCTGGAGCCGCAGTTCGCCAGCTTCGTCGGGCGGGCGCCGATTCCGTTGCGGCACGGCCTGACCGTCGGCGAACTGGCCCGGTTCCTCAACACCACCGCCGTGGCCGAGACCGCCGGGCGAGCGGCGGAACTGGAGGTCGTCGAGGTCACCGGCTGGGACCGCGCGATGTTCGCCGACGCCACCGGACTGCCGTGGGTGATGCCCTCGGTCAACATACCCACGCTGGACAGCGCCCTCGTCTACCCGGGCACCGGCCTGTTCGAGGGCACCAACCTGTCCGAGGGCCGCGGCACCACCCGGCCGTTCGAGCTGATCGGCGCGCCCTATGTCGACAAACGCTGGGCCGCCGAACTCAACGCCCGCGAACTGCCGGGGGTGCGATTCCGGGACGTGTCCTTCGCGCCCACCTTCCACAAGCACGCCGGAACCACGGTGCGCGGCGTCCAGCTGCACGTCACCGACCGCGCGACCTTCACCCCGGTGGCCTGCGCGCTGGCGATGCTGCACACGCTGCGGACCCTGTACCCCGAGGACTTCGGCTGGCGGGTTTACGAGGACGGCGCCGAGCGCACCGGGCACCAACATCCCGTGGACCTACTGTGGGGGAGCGACCGGCTGCGCCACATCCTGGACGAGGGAGCGGATCCGGCCGCATTGCTAAAATCATCCATGGTGGATAGTCCGCGCGACTGGGCGGGCGCGGACGTGTTGTTGTATCCATAG
- a CDS encoding MurR/RpiR family transcriptional regulator, producing the protein MVPGGENEHLRDDSVIQRIRELAPGLAPAERRVAEAIVETPRLVMTKSITELAGVGRTSETTVVRFCRRAGFRGYPDLRLAIATELGGDLARSGGTLAPGTDIDRDDTLEQLVRKVAFADVRAIQETVERLDLEALERVIDVLSTARRISLFGLGASAFAAQDLQHKLLRIDRMALAIPDSHLALGSAALLKPDDVAVGLSHSGQTAEVVECLTVARQHGAKTIAIVNAAPSPLTEQADLVITTRVRESRFRSGAMASRLAQLAVVDCVFLGIAQRSYDAAVEALTTTHETVHRGGRP; encoded by the coding sequence ATGGTCCCAGGCGGCGAGAACGAGCACCTGCGCGACGACAGCGTGATTCAGCGGATCCGGGAACTGGCCCCCGGACTCGCCCCGGCGGAGCGGCGGGTCGCCGAGGCGATCGTGGAGACGCCCCGGCTGGTGATGACGAAGTCGATCACCGAACTGGCCGGGGTGGGCCGCACCTCCGAGACCACCGTGGTGCGGTTCTGCCGTCGCGCCGGATTCCGCGGCTACCCCGACCTGCGGCTGGCGATCGCCACCGAACTGGGCGGCGACCTGGCCCGCTCCGGCGGCACCCTGGCTCCAGGTACCGACATCGACCGCGACGACACCCTGGAACAACTGGTGCGCAAGGTGGCCTTCGCCGACGTGCGGGCCATCCAGGAGACCGTCGAACGACTCGACCTCGAAGCCCTGGAACGCGTCATCGACGTCCTGTCCACCGCCCGGCGCATCAGCCTGTTCGGCTTGGGCGCCAGCGCTTTCGCAGCGCAAGACCTGCAACACAAACTGCTGCGCATCGACCGGATGGCACTGGCCATTCCCGACTCCCACCTGGCGCTGGGTTCGGCCGCGCTGCTCAAACCCGACGACGTCGCGGTGGGCCTGTCCCATTCCGGGCAGACCGCCGAGGTGGTGGAGTGCCTGACCGTGGCGCGCCAGCACGGCGCCAAGACCATCGCCATCGTCAACGCGGCGCCCTCGCCGCTGACCGAGCAGGCCGACCTGGTCATCACCACCCGGGTGCGCGAGTCCCGGTTCCGTTCCGGCGCCATGGCCAGCCGGCTGGCGCAACTGGCGGTGGTGGACTGCGTGTTCCTCGGCATCGCGCAACGCTCCTACGACGCCGCCGTCGAGGCGCTGACGACGACCCACGAAACCGTCCACCGCGGCGGACGGCCCTGA
- a CDS encoding GNAT family N-acetyltransferase → MKTTGFQVGRTDALVDAWTRSAPGDPITTDRFRRLVLLDANFDPEGLRLAWDGDRVIGAAYAVRRRVAMVGDDLEPGRGWIPFYFVDPDRRRHGVGKRLLTEAMDWLRSCGRTEVDFSSYTPNYILPGLDADRYPAAKSLMDSLGFRTLYQASAMTLPIGEHLVPDKVRARVTELRTQGYSFSSPSPDELVPLIELANDHFNADWGRVIRETAAAGLPPDRILVARDPGGEIIGWGMCTAYEGIVDRFGPFGVVDRLRGLGLGEALLHLCLERMRALGGQNAWFLWTGEQTPAGHLYRKTGFTVTRRFHIMRAQLTDHKEQS, encoded by the coding sequence GTGAAGACCACCGGATTTCAGGTCGGCCGCACAGACGCGCTCGTCGACGCATGGACCCGAAGCGCCCCAGGCGATCCGATCACCACCGACCGATTCCGCCGCCTGGTGCTGCTGGACGCCAACTTCGACCCCGAGGGCCTGCGGCTGGCCTGGGACGGCGACCGGGTCATCGGCGCGGCCTACGCGGTGCGCCGCCGGGTCGCCATGGTCGGCGACGACCTGGAACCCGGGCGCGGCTGGATCCCGTTCTACTTCGTCGACCCGGACCGCCGCCGTCACGGCGTCGGAAAGCGACTGCTGACCGAGGCCATGGACTGGCTGCGGTCATGCGGACGTACCGAGGTCGACTTCTCGTCCTACACGCCCAATTACATCCTGCCCGGCCTGGACGCCGACCGGTACCCGGCGGCCAAGTCCCTCATGGACTCCCTGGGTTTCCGCACCCTTTACCAGGCCTCGGCCATGACCCTGCCCATCGGAGAGCACCTCGTCCCCGACAAGGTCCGCGCCCGCGTCACCGAACTGCGCACCCAGGGCTACAGCTTCTCAAGCCCCAGCCCCGACGAACTGGTCCCGCTGATCGAACTGGCCAACGACCACTTCAACGCCGACTGGGGACGCGTGATCCGCGAGACCGCCGCCGCCGGACTGCCCCCCGACCGCATCCTCGTCGCCCGCGACCCCGGCGGCGAGATCATCGGCTGGGGCATGTGTACCGCCTACGAGGGCATCGTCGACCGCTTCGGTCCCTTCGGCGTGGTGGACCGGCTGCGCGGTCTGGGCCTCGGCGAAGCGCTGCTGCACCTGTGCCTGGAACGCATGCGCGCCTTGGGAGGCCAGAACGCCTGGTTCCTGTGGACCGGCGAACAGACCCCCGCCGGTCACCTGTACCGCAAGACCGGATTCACCGTCACCAGACGGTTCCACATCATGCGCGCCCAGCTGACCGACCACAAGGAACAGTCATGA
- a CDS encoding ABC transporter substrate-binding protein produces MRIRALALATVLVLTASGCATSSFGDEPGKTLTVLTHYGSEPHKSGLKKLVDEWNRTHPEVQVKTQSVLYNELLQTVTARHASGQTPDIINAYSLWGGQLAAADVLDEPPTDVATDIRDEYSPAASEAVTVDDQVLGYPTEMQTYALIYNKKLLAKAGVTEPPKTWDELEDIAERTTVTDDSGNLDVAGFGLTTDFSDTAVVHPFASLLQAAGGRYMNADGSAAFDSKAGQRALSLQKQLVESGSADPGLNTIKAFPSNRVAMTINAGYWIGVLKGMMGDDYENVGVAPIPGPKAGDKGSLAYGFFTGVSSHSDQKDDAWEFLRWLNAEQAADGATRMGAFQFGAGSIPARVSDSEALTADDPNFEPFVQAMDYALPEPNPRGGQQMKTALQGSIQSVWTGDLSVAEALRSAAAEADATLNQD; encoded by the coding sequence ATGAGAATTCGCGCGCTGGCCCTCGCCACCGTCCTGGTCCTCACCGCCTCCGGCTGCGCCACCAGCAGTTTCGGCGACGAACCCGGCAAGACCCTGACGGTGCTGACCCACTACGGCAGCGAACCCCACAAGTCCGGGCTGAAGAAACTCGTCGACGAGTGGAACCGCACCCACCCCGAGGTCCAGGTCAAGACGCAGTCGGTGCTGTACAACGAACTGCTGCAAACCGTCACCGCCCGCCACGCCTCCGGCCAGACCCCCGACATCATCAACGCCTACAGCCTGTGGGGCGGCCAGCTCGCCGCCGCCGACGTCCTGGACGAACCGCCCACCGACGTCGCCACCGACATCCGCGACGAGTACTCACCGGCCGCGTCCGAAGCCGTCACGGTGGACGACCAGGTGCTGGGTTACCCGACCGAGATGCAGACCTACGCCCTGATCTACAACAAGAAACTGCTGGCGAAGGCGGGTGTGACCGAGCCGCCGAAGACCTGGGACGAACTGGAGGACATCGCCGAAAGGACCACCGTCACCGACGACAGCGGCAACCTCGACGTGGCCGGTTTCGGTCTGACCACGGACTTCTCCGACACCGCCGTGGTGCACCCGTTCGCGTCGCTGTTGCAGGCGGCGGGCGGCCGGTACATGAACGCCGACGGGAGCGCCGCCTTCGACTCCAAGGCTGGACAGCGGGCACTGTCGCTACAGAAACAGCTCGTCGAGTCCGGTTCCGCGGACCCGGGACTCAACACCATCAAGGCGTTCCCCAGCAACCGGGTCGCCATGACCATCAACGCCGGATACTGGATCGGCGTCCTGAAGGGAATGATGGGCGACGACTACGAGAACGTCGGCGTCGCACCGATCCCCGGCCCGAAGGCCGGGGACAAGGGGTCGCTCGCCTACGGCTTCTTCACCGGCGTCAGCTCCCACAGCGACCAGAAGGACGACGCCTGGGAGTTCCTGCGCTGGCTCAACGCCGAGCAGGCCGCCGACGGCGCCACCCGGATGGGCGCGTTCCAGTTCGGCGCCGGAAGCATCCCCGCCCGGGTCTCCGACAGCGAAGCCCTCACCGCCGACGACCCCAACTTCGAGCCCTTCGTCCAGGCCATGGACTACGCGCTGCCGGAACCCAATCCGCGTGGCGGCCAGCAGATGAAGACCGCGCTACAGGGCAGCATCCAGTCGGTGTGGACGGGCGACCTCTCCGTGGCCGAGGCACTGCGATCCGCCGCCGCCGAAGCCGACGCCACCCTCAACCAGGACTGA
- a CDS encoding carbohydrate ABC transporter permease, giving the protein MTDTVPARGTLLKARKQQSRTAWTLLSPSLLFFAVFLVLPVLFAIGLAVSSWGGFDLGRIDFAGTANFAEILDPAGTFLVPILANTLLFAFGAVALALVASIAVSHAITRLRFQGLWRTLYFLPLVTTVVAVGNIWKYMYQPGSGLINGMLNAVGIPSVSFLTDPSTALPSVVVVQAWASIGTAVLILTAGLKAIPETYYEAGELDGTNAWTSFWHITLPLLRPTLLFVLITQFIAGLQSFALIIVMTQGGPANATNVAGYEMYQQAFKFGNWGVASAMALVLFVVIFVITLLQLWFFRRKGEETS; this is encoded by the coding sequence ATGACCGACACCGTTCCCGCCCGGGGAACACTGCTGAAAGCCCGAAAACAGCAGAGCCGCACCGCCTGGACCCTGCTGTCGCCCTCACTGCTGTTCTTCGCCGTCTTCCTGGTGTTGCCGGTGCTGTTCGCGATCGGCCTGGCCGTGTCCTCGTGGGGCGGCTTCGACCTGGGCCGTATCGACTTCGCCGGTACCGCCAACTTCGCCGAGATCCTGGACCCCGCCGGTACCTTCCTGGTGCCGATCCTCGCCAACACGCTGCTGTTCGCCTTCGGCGCCGTCGCACTGGCGCTCGTCGCCTCGATAGCCGTCTCGCACGCCATCACCCGGCTGCGGTTCCAGGGACTGTGGCGCACCCTGTACTTCCTGCCGCTGGTGACCACAGTGGTCGCTGTCGGCAACATCTGGAAGTACATGTACCAACCCGGAAGCGGGCTCATCAACGGCATGCTCAACGCCGTCGGCATCCCCTCGGTGAGCTTCCTGACCGACCCGTCCACCGCACTGCCCTCGGTGGTGGTCGTCCAGGCCTGGGCCTCGATCGGCACCGCGGTACTCATCCTCACCGCCGGACTCAAGGCCATCCCCGAGACCTACTACGAGGCGGGCGAACTGGACGGCACCAACGCCTGGACCTCGTTCTGGCACATCACACTGCCGCTGCTGCGTCCGACGCTGCTGTTCGTGCTCATCACCCAGTTCATCGCCGGACTCCAGTCCTTCGCGCTGATCATCGTCATGACCCAGGGCGGCCCCGCCAACGCCACCAATGTGGCCGGTTACGAGATGTACCAGCAGGCGTTCAAGTTCGGCAACTGGGGCGTGGCCAGCGCGATGGCGCTGGTGCTGTTCGTCGTCATATTCGTCATCACGCTGTTGCAGCTGTGGTTCTTCCGCCGCAAGGGAGAGGAGACCTCATGA
- a CDS encoding carbohydrate ABC transporter permease, giving the protein MRPRRFPWFSYLLVAVGAVLMVLPFADMVLTSFKQPGEFGKLPYQFLPNSLDTSNYTDAFKQLDMPTLFRNSTLMTVVCVFSVLLTSSMGGYALAKLRFKGRAVLFRFVLATMMFPPFLFLIPNFLILSHWPGAGGNDFLGRDGYGGLMTTYAALFMPFLVSGFGIFLMRQFIVSIPDEMLEAARIDGAGEVRIWWNIVVPQTKPALITLGLLTFVNVWNEYIWTLLISTVNPDLMTLPVGIYLLESHLDPVRTQPLVMAGLVISTLPVLIVFLLFQKYYIRGMMLSGMK; this is encoded by the coding sequence ATGAGGCCCCGCAGGTTCCCCTGGTTCTCGTACCTGCTCGTCGCCGTCGGTGCCGTGCTCATGGTGCTGCCGTTCGCCGACATGGTGCTGACCTCGTTCAAACAGCCCGGCGAGTTCGGCAAACTGCCGTATCAGTTCCTCCCCAACAGTCTCGACACCTCCAACTACACCGACGCGTTCAAGCAGCTCGACATGCCGACGCTGTTCCGCAACAGCACCCTGATGACCGTCGTGTGCGTGTTCTCGGTGCTGCTGACGTCCAGTATGGGTGGATACGCGCTGGCCAAGCTGCGGTTCAAGGGCCGCGCGGTGCTGTTCCGGTTCGTGCTGGCCACCATGATGTTCCCGCCGTTCCTGTTCCTGATCCCGAACTTCCTGATCCTGTCGCACTGGCCGGGCGCCGGTGGCAACGACTTCCTGGGCCGGGACGGCTACGGCGGTCTCATGACCACCTACGCCGCCCTGTTCATGCCGTTCCTGGTCTCGGGTTTCGGTATCTTCCTGATGCGACAGTTCATAGTGTCCATCCCGGACGAGATGCTGGAGGCCGCCCGCATCGACGGCGCCGGTGAGGTCCGCATCTGGTGGAACATCGTGGTGCCGCAGACGAAACCGGCGCTCATCACCCTGGGTCTGTTGACCTTCGTCAACGTCTGGAACGAGTACATCTGGACGCTGCTGATCTCCACGGTCAACCCGGACCTGATGACGCTGCCGGTCGGGATCTACCTGCTGGAAAGCCACCTCGACCCGGTCCGCACCCAGCCGCTGGTCATGGCGGGGCTGGTCATCAGCACCCTACCGGTGCTCATCGTTTTCCTGTTGTTCCAGAAGTACTACATCCGCGGCATGATGCTCAGCGGAATGAAGTGA
- a CDS encoding PIG-L deacetylase family protein: MSKKTYLAIGAHIGDMDLTAGPLLAKASLAGHRTCLLALTPGERGHPKLTPAEYKKQKIAEGRDFAERLGSEFKVLDHSDGFLPNTEEVHLEVADIIRDMKPDVVVAHWGGSFHSDHNNASEIAEMGRFYAGLPMKHDLPRHGVKDFVYAENWEDMDDFSPSMYVEIPKDAFDLWHDAIQVHAFARGETYGFMYIDYYSALMRAKGCLAGVKRACAFATKVDPGLKKL, translated from the coding sequence ATGAGCAAGAAGACGTACCTGGCCATCGGCGCCCACATCGGCGACATGGATCTGACCGCCGGACCGCTGCTGGCCAAGGCGTCGCTGGCCGGACACCGCACCTGCCTGCTGGCGCTCACGCCCGGCGAGCGCGGCCATCCGAAGCTGACCCCCGCGGAGTACAAGAAGCAGAAGATCGCCGAGGGCCGCGACTTCGCCGAACGGCTCGGCTCGGAGTTCAAGGTGCTGGACCACTCCGACGGCTTCCTGCCGAACACGGAGGAGGTGCACCTGGAGGTCGCCGACATCATCCGCGACATGAAGCCCGACGTGGTGGTCGCGCACTGGGGCGGCTCGTTCCACTCCGACCACAACAACGCCTCCGAGATCGCCGAGATGGGCCGGTTCTACGCGGGGCTGCCGATGAAGCACGACCTGCCCCGCCACGGCGTCAAGGACTTCGTGTACGCCGAGAACTGGGAGGACATGGACGACTTCTCGCCGTCCATGTACGTCGAGATTCCCAAGGACGCCTTCGACCTGTGGCACGACGCCATCCAGGTGCACGCCTTCGCGCGCGGTGAGACCTACGGCTTCATGTACATCGACTACTACTCGGCCCTGATGCGCGCCAAGGGTTGTCTTGCCGGTGTGAAGCGCGCCTGCGCGTTCGCCACCAAGGTCGACCCGGGTCTGAAGAAGCTGTAG
- a CDS encoding SDR family oxidoreductase gives MSRTILVTGATGTVSTALISELAEADVNLRALAQEASDMDGLRERGIEVVVGDLDDPDTLPPAFAGVHDLWLLNPNGPRAPENNMNAVWAARQSGVERVVRLSAIGAAFDAPNRSGRLHALSDREVEASGMRWTILRPFWFMQNLLNEAADIAATGTFSLNMASARLGMIDARDIAACAARILLDEPDRHHGTAYTLSGPRSLTFDEVADELGDALGGLVKYSPVSDAAKRETLLGFGVPKWIVDMLEEYARAYVSGWGDYTTDSVSELLGRPPRDIAEFARDHASAFRTG, from the coding sequence ATGTCCCGCACCATTCTGGTCACCGGAGCCACCGGAACCGTTTCCACCGCGCTGATATCGGAACTGGCCGAAGCCGACGTGAACCTTCGCGCCCTCGCCCAGGAAGCGTCCGACATGGACGGACTGCGCGAGCGCGGCATCGAGGTCGTCGTCGGCGATCTCGACGACCCCGACACGCTGCCGCCCGCTTTCGCGGGGGTGCACGACCTGTGGCTGCTCAACCCGAACGGCCCCCGCGCTCCCGAGAACAACATGAACGCCGTGTGGGCGGCCCGGCAGTCCGGTGTGGAACGCGTGGTTCGGTTGTCCGCCATCGGAGCCGCCTTCGACGCCCCCAACCGCAGCGGCAGGCTCCACGCGCTGTCCGACCGCGAGGTCGAGGCCAGCGGCATGCGCTGGACGATCCTGCGTCCGTTCTGGTTCATGCAGAACCTGCTCAACGAGGCCGCCGACATCGCCGCGACCGGCACGTTCTCGCTGAACATGGCCTCGGCGCGGCTCGGGATGATCGACGCCCGCGACATCGCGGCGTGCGCCGCCCGCATCCTCCTCGACGAGCCGGATCGACACCACGGCACGGCGTACACACTGTCGGGGCCACGATCGTTGACCTTCGACGAGGTCGCCGACGAGCTGGGCGACGCGCTCGGCGGTCTGGTGAAGTACTCGCCGGTCAGCGATGCCGCCAAACGCGAGACACTGCTCGGCTTTGGGGTTCCCAAGTGGATCGTCGACATGCTGGAGGAGTACGCGCGGGCCTACGTCTCCGGCTGGGGCGACTACACCACCGATTCGGTCTCCGAACTGCTCGGCCGTCCGCCGCGCGACATCGCCGAGTTCGCGCGCGACCACGCCTCAGCGTTTCGGACTGGCTGA